One segment of Canis aureus isolate CA01 chromosome 27, VMU_Caureus_v.1.0, whole genome shotgun sequence DNA contains the following:
- the CCDC63 gene encoding coiled-coil domain-containing protein 63 isoform X7, producing MELCFLLKTKEYEALIKSMKVLLAELNEKIVQMEKKIINQKQIFAKIQEANNPRKLQKQIHVLETHLNLVTMHFDKKLTTNAKLRKEIEDLRYEKAAYDNAYQKLQRLLERQKLCLLMQKKTTNVAIEQSAQANEQRLEAMARLKDRQQKDIAQYNLEIRELERVYAHETKLKSFLLIKLNDRLEFEEQAKKEEALKAKKHRKTGKGESFESYEVAHLRLLKLTKDGNLNQLIDDFLAKEEKNFARFTYVTELNNDMETMHKKTQRIQDEIIFLRSQQKSSHDDNRSTLKQLEEKLKKTTEEADMYENSYKEINKTLEYLKSSVENLFKKINCDATEILGHLGETGKITDNNLPQYFAIVEKKTNDLLLLESYKRILELQGAETDMPPFVNPFWGSSALLKPAEQVKVIPPVLGADPFSDKLDEADQPLDHSSLQQLVLSNQFRSRELHSDSIPEKGDDLRLKKKLTV from the exons ATGGAGCTGTGTTTCCTGCTGAAGACCAAGGAGTATGAGGCCCTGATTAAATCAATGAAAGTGCTGTTGGCCGAACTGAATGAGAAG attgttcagatggaaaagaaaattataaaccaaAAACAGATCTTTGCAAAGATACAGGAAGCCAATAATCCCCGGAAACTGCAAAAACAGATCCATGTTTTGGAAACCCATTTGAATCTC GTCACCATGCACTTTGATAAGAAGCTGACCACCAATGCCAAGCTCCGGAAGGAGATTGAGGACCTGCGTTATGAGAAGGCTGCTTATGACAATGCTTATCAGAAGCTCCAGCGACTGCTGGAGCGACAGAAGCTCTGCTTGCTGATGCAAAAGAAAACCACGAATGTGGCCATCGAGCAGTCTGCCCAGGCCAATGAGCAGAG GCTGGAGGCCATGGCTCGCTTGAAGGACCGCCAGCAGAAGGACATTGCTCAGTACAACCTGGAGATCCGAGAGCTGGAGCGTGTCTATGCCCACGAGACCAAGCTCAAATCCTTCTTGCTGATCAAGCTGAATGATCGTCTGGAGTTCGAGGAGCAGGCCAAAAAGGAGGAAG CTCTCAAGGCAAAGAAGCACAGGAAGACGGGCAAGGGTGAGAGTTTCGAGAGCTACGAGGTGGCCCACCTCCGGCTGCTGAAGTTGACCAAAGATGGGAACCTGAATCAGCTCATTGATGACTTTTTGGCCAAAGAGGAGAAGAACTTTGCTCGGTTCACGTATGTCACGGAGCTCAACAATGACATGGAGACCATGCACAAGAAGACCCAGAGAATCCAG GACGAGATCATCTTCCTGCGATCCCAGCAGAAATCATCCCATGATGACAACCGCTCCACCCTGAAACAGTTGGAG GAGAAACTGAAGAAAACCACAGAGGAGGCGGATATGTATGAGAACAGCTACAAGGAAATCAACAAGACCTTGGAGTATCTCAAgagctcagtggagaatctgtttaaaaagattaattgtGATGCCACCGAGATCCTGGGGCATTTAGGGGAGACAGGGAAAATCACTGACAACAACCTCCCACAGTACTTTG CCATCGTTGAGAAGAAGACCAACGATCTGCTGCTGTTGGAGTCCTACAAGCGGATCTTGGAGCTGCAAGGGGCAGAGACAGACATGCCGCCCTTCGTCAACCCTTTCTGGGGTAGCTCCGCCCTCCTCAAGCCTGCAGAACAGGTCAAGGTCATCCCCCCAGTGCTCGGGGCTGACCCCTTCAGCGACAAGTTGGATGAAG